A part of Paraliobacillus zengyii genomic DNA contains:
- a CDS encoding arsenate reductase family protein, with the protein MTITFYAYPKCGTCQKAKKWLEQEQAAYTEIHIVENPPTKEQLRSIISKSDMPIKKFFNTSGLKYRELGLKDKLLDATDEEKLDWLASDGMLIKRPLTTDNEKVTLGFKLEEFEQTWK; encoded by the coding sequence ATGACGATTACTTTTTATGCATATCCAAAGTGTGGTACGTGTCAAAAGGCAAAAAAATGGCTTGAACAAGAACAAGCTGCGTATACTGAAATACATATAGTAGAAAACCCACCAACCAAAGAACAATTACGTTCGATTATATCTAAAAGTGACATGCCAATTAAAAAGTTTTTTAATACAAGTGGTTTAAAGTATCGAGAGCTTGGATTAAAGGATAAGTTATTGGATGCAACGGATGAAGAGAAATTGGACTGGTTAGCTTCTGATGGCATGCTTATAAAACGACCATTAACAACTGATAATGAAAAGGTTACACTAGGATTTAAACTAGAAGAATTTGAACAGACTTGGAAATAG
- a CDS encoding spore coat protein, with product MNQQKVQNPETQVNKTPEMNDRDFINDMLSTEKYMTQSYSIALNEASNQTFYQDLLAIFNETQDCQRNLYNLMFKNGWYSIDKADQQKIQQANQQYSGYTNQFPVH from the coding sequence ATGAATCAGCAAAAGGTTCAGAACCCTGAAACACAAGTTAACAAAACACCTGAAATGAATGACCGCGACTTTATTAATGACATGTTATCTACAGAAAAATATATGACACAATCATACAGTATTGCATTAAACGAAGCCAGTAATCAAACGTTTTATCAGGATTTACTAGCTATTTTTAATGAAACGCAAGATTGTCAGAGAAATTTGTATAATTTGATGTTCAAAAATGGTTGGTATAGCATAGATAAAGCTGATCAACAAAAAATTCAGCAAGCAAATCAACAATATAGTGGTTACACTAATCAATTTCCAGTCCATTAA
- a CDS encoding metal ABC transporter ATP-binding protein, translating into MSKPLITMENVSFAYDNKHALKDINLEINTGAFLGLVGPNGGGKTTLIKLLLGLEKPQQGSIKLFDKNITDFKQWSRIGFVSQKANSFNRGFPATVREVVSTGITAKLGYFHFFKKADKQKVVNAIKMVGMQDYINRNIGDLSGGQQQRIFIARSLVSDPALLILDEPTVGIDTENVQKFYGLLHRLNEENNITLLLVSHDIGTMTEHADGIACLNKSLHFHGDTKSFSNLTDRELSHFYGHDLNLVTHQH; encoded by the coding sequence TTGTCCAAACCACTTATAACAATGGAGAATGTTAGCTTTGCATATGATAATAAACATGCATTAAAAGATATTAATCTAGAAATTAATACAGGTGCTTTTTTAGGTCTTGTTGGACCAAATGGTGGTGGGAAAACGACACTTATAAAGCTATTGCTCGGTCTTGAAAAGCCACAACAAGGATCGATAAAACTTTTTGACAAAAATATTACCGACTTTAAACAGTGGAGTAGAATTGGATTCGTATCACAAAAAGCAAATAGTTTTAATCGAGGTTTTCCTGCAACAGTAAGAGAAGTTGTTTCTACAGGAATTACTGCTAAATTAGGTTATTTCCACTTCTTTAAAAAAGCAGATAAACAAAAGGTTGTAAATGCAATTAAAATGGTTGGGATGCAAGATTATATCAATAGAAACATTGGCGATCTTTCAGGTGGACAGCAACAGCGTATATTTATTGCGCGCTCTCTAGTAAGTGATCCTGCCTTATTGATTCTTGACGAGCCAACAGTAGGAATTGACACTGAAAATGTTCAAAAATTTTATGGCTTACTGCATCGTCTGAATGAAGAAAATAATATTACACTATTATTAGTCTCACATGACATAGGAACAATGACTGAGCATGCAGATGGTATTGCTTGTTTAAATAAATCCTTGCATTTTCACGGAGACACGAAATCATTCTCAAATTTGACTGATAGAGAATTATCGCACTTTTATGGTCATGATCTAAACCTTGTCACACATCAGCATTAA
- a CDS encoding metal ABC transporter permease: MLTQFFTYEFLQNTFYTGLLIGFIAPLLGTFVVVRRLSLIADALSHVTLGGIAFGLLMEKKYGLAIISPFYSGMFFSVIGSMFVERLRSVYKAYQELAIPIILSGGVGLSVIFISLADGFNTDLYSYLFGSVSAVSRNDLWSILTITIIVLFVIILFYKELFMLSFDEEHAVVSGIHAKRIHFIFIVLVALVISASIRIVGVLLVSALMTLPVAASIRIAKGFKQTIFYSVIFGELSVIIGLVTGYYFEIPPGGTIVMTSIFILLITIGLKKAWDYFTRRKAII; encoded by the coding sequence ATGCTCACGCAATTTTTTACGTATGAATTTTTACAAAACACCTTTTATACCGGCTTACTAATTGGCTTCATTGCCCCATTACTAGGAACATTTGTCGTTGTTCGGCGCCTATCGTTAATTGCTGATGCGTTATCTCATGTAACCTTAGGTGGCATTGCCTTTGGTTTACTAATGGAAAAGAAATATGGATTAGCCATTATCTCCCCATTTTATTCTGGGATGTTTTTTTCTGTTATAGGATCGATGTTTGTTGAACGCCTGCGCAGTGTTTACAAGGCATACCAAGAATTAGCAATACCTATTATTTTATCTGGTGGTGTTGGCCTTAGTGTCATTTTCATCTCCCTTGCAGATGGATTTAATACGGATTTATATAGTTATTTATTTGGGTCTGTATCAGCTGTTAGTCGTAACGACCTATGGAGTATTTTAACCATTACCATTATTGTTCTCTTCGTAATAATATTATTTTACAAAGAGCTTTTTATGCTTTCTTTTGATGAAGAGCATGCGGTAGTATCTGGAATTCATGCAAAACGAATCCATTTCATATTTATTGTATTAGTTGCACTTGTCATTTCAGCGTCTATACGAATTGTCGGTGTCTTACTCGTTTCAGCTTTAATGACCTTACCTGTTGCTGCGAGTATTAGAATTGCCAAAGGGTTTAAACAAACAATATTTTATTCTGTCATTTTTGGTGAATTATCTGTTATTATAGGATTAGTAACAGGATATTACTTTGAAATCCCGCCTGGTGGTACGATTGTTATGACTTCTATTTTTATTTTACTTATTACAATTGGTCTAAAAAAAGCATGGGATTATTTCACTAGAAGGAAGGCGATCATATGA
- a CDS encoding Fur family transcriptional regulator, translating into MKVQEALSVLKEKGYKYTDKREVILDYFSNEDRYRTAKDLLQHMEPNFVGISFDTIYRNLHLFDQLDILESTELDGEKLFRMKCDQHHHHHFICKECGVTKEILSCPMDDIQEELSNFMIDDHKFEIYGRCPECQ; encoded by the coding sequence ATGAAAGTACAAGAAGCGTTATCCGTGTTGAAAGAAAAAGGCTATAAATATACTGATAAACGTGAAGTTATATTAGATTATTTCTCCAATGAAGATCGATATCGTACAGCTAAAGATCTATTACAACATATGGAACCTAATTTCGTCGGTATTAGTTTTGACACGATATATCGTAACTTACATTTATTTGACCAGCTTGATATTCTTGAATCTACAGAGCTTGATGGTGAAAAGCTTTTTCGCATGAAATGTGATCAGCATCATCATCATCATTTTATTTGCAAAGAATGTGGTGTTACAAAGGAAATTCTAAGTTGTCCAATGGATGATATACAAGAAGAATTAAGTAACTTTATGATTGATGATCATAAGTTTGAGATATATGGAAGATGTCCTGAGTGTCAGTAA
- a CDS encoding VLRF1 family aeRF1-type release factor: MRLNKELKELKELESLQVVKPEGILTMYLNTDPSDPEQSGGEWKIQLKNSMNSFENYLKQSDDKEELDKFKKVRKQVENFMFENQKNLKKSVIIFASSDQSTWFAEILQLRVESMFYWQETPVLDQLKNLNQSYPKLGIVLAQQNQVKIIEAELGKIVNTELFELDLDTEDWRQFAGPRASTSGKNLQTDLFDKRFEANQKRWYKNLAPTLDKVAKNHNWKKIYLAGEKEEALDLASYMQKEVDSIFYQNILDHEESQVLEKVLA; the protein is encoded by the coding sequence ATGCGATTGAATAAAGAACTAAAAGAACTAAAAGAATTAGAATCATTACAAGTGGTAAAACCAGAGGGTATTTTAACGATGTATTTAAATACAGATCCATCAGACCCAGAACAAAGTGGTGGAGAGTGGAAAATCCAACTGAAGAATAGTATGAATAGTTTTGAGAATTACTTAAAGCAAAGTGACGATAAGGAAGAACTAGATAAGTTTAAAAAAGTACGTAAACAAGTGGAAAACTTTATGTTCGAAAATCAAAAAAATCTCAAAAAAAGTGTGATTATCTTTGCCTCGTCAGATCAATCAACATGGTTTGCTGAGATTTTACAATTACGCGTTGAGTCAATGTTTTATTGGCAAGAAACGCCAGTATTAGATCAATTGAAGAATTTGAATCAATCATATCCAAAACTGGGCATCGTTTTAGCACAGCAAAACCAAGTGAAGATTATTGAAGCAGAGCTAGGAAAAATAGTAAATACGGAACTATTCGAGTTAGATCTAGACACAGAAGATTGGCGACAGTTTGCTGGTCCACGAGCTAGCACAAGCGGAAAGAATCTACAAACTGATCTGTTTGATAAGCGATTTGAAGCTAATCAAAAACGTTGGTATAAAAACCTGGCACCAACCTTGGACAAGGTAGCTAAGAATCATAACTGGAAAAAGATTTATTTAGCAGGTGAAAAAGAAGAAGCACTTGATTTGGCTAGTTACATGCAAAAAGAAGTAGATAGTATCTTTTATCAAAATATATTAGATCATGAAGAATCACAGGTATTGGAAAAAGTACTTGCTTAA
- a CDS encoding GtrA family protein → MAKKVKWQALQFSTIGISNAVVDIALLNILLWIWPTTDSNLLLIFNTFAYTCAIINSYIWNTKYTFSHRAYFNKKELSWFIFQAFIALLINNGTFIGLMDIFAIQTVITIPSLLARNIAKGMAMFLSSTASFFLMRYLVFKKEKESDVQ, encoded by the coding sequence ATGGCAAAGAAAGTTAAATGGCAAGCATTACAATTTAGTACTATAGGAATCAGCAATGCCGTTGTGGATATTGCACTTTTAAATATATTACTATGGATTTGGCCTACAACAGATTCCAATTTACTACTTATTTTTAATACTTTTGCATACACGTGCGCAATTATTAATAGCTATATTTGGAATACAAAATACACGTTTAGTCATCGTGCTTACTTCAACAAAAAGGAACTAAGCTGGTTTATCTTTCAGGCATTTATTGCATTGTTAATTAATAACGGAACATTTATTGGCTTAATGGATATATTTGCAATCCAAACTGTTATTACAATCCCGTCGCTTCTTGCTCGCAATATTGCTAAGGGAATGGCAATGTTTCTATCTTCAACCGCAAGCTTTTTTCTGATGCGCTACCTTGTTTTCAAAAAAGAAAAAGAGTCAGATGTACAATAA
- a CDS encoding universal stress protein: protein MFNQILLASDGSEHAIRACEKALVLAENNPQAKIIIAYVVDGTTSKTDVLHQWNSIDLDQSRKAKLQISERKIKEKGIDYEIKILHGDPGPSIVKYANAQQVDICVIGSRGLNGLQEMVLGGVSHKVAKRAECPVLIVK from the coding sequence ATGTTTAATCAAATCTTACTAGCTTCAGATGGATCTGAACATGCAATTAGAGCTTGTGAAAAAGCACTTGTTTTAGCAGAGAATAATCCACAAGCAAAGATAATTATAGCGTATGTTGTAGATGGTACCACTTCAAAAACAGATGTGTTACACCAGTGGAACTCCATTGATTTAGATCAAAGTCGAAAAGCTAAGTTGCAAATTTCAGAGAGAAAGATTAAAGAAAAAGGTATTGATTATGAAATTAAAATTTTGCACGGTGATCCAGGGCCGTCAATTGTGAAATATGCAAATGCGCAGCAGGTTGATATTTGTGTAATTGGTAGTAGGGGATTAAATGGTTTACAGGAAATGGTTCTTGGCGGTGTAAGTCATAAAGTAGCCAAACGAGCCGAATGCCCAGTCTTAATTGTTAAATAA
- a CDS encoding voltage-gated chloride channel family protein has translation MHYIERFKNSFHFVSLIYLIKWICLASIVGTLAGAASAFFLVSLNWAATTRESYTYLLFFLPFAGAFVSFLYMRFGGSAIKGNNLILEEIRDRKEGIPLRMAPLVLFGTIMTHLFGGSAGREGTAVQMGSTFADFTGKIFRLDRIDRKIILIAGISAGFSSLFGTPLAGTVFGIEVLALGLVSYQALIPAFLASIVGDQVTRGFNVPHAHYIIDSIPAFSIIVVLKVIIASILFGLAAGLFSRLTGFFKKTFSNTFKNPMLKSFVGGTVIIILVYIMGTRDYLGLGLPLIEDSFNSEVNPLAFLWKIIYTSITLGAGFQGGEVTPLFAIGATLGNMLAGILNLPLGFLAALGFIAVFSGATNTPLACFIMGIELFGADAAIYLFLACIISYLFSGHTGIYSSQQIGTSKSRQLIKDEKRILSDL, from the coding sequence CTGCATTACATAGAGCGATTTAAAAATAGCTTTCATTTTGTTTCATTAATTTATTTAATTAAATGGATATGCTTAGCTAGTATAGTTGGAACTTTAGCTGGAGCTGCCTCTGCATTTTTCCTTGTTAGCTTAAATTGGGCAGCGACAACGCGTGAATCATATACTTATCTTTTATTTTTCTTACCTTTTGCGGGTGCGTTCGTTAGTTTTTTATATATGAGATTTGGTGGTAGCGCAATTAAAGGAAATAATTTAATTTTAGAAGAAATAAGAGATCGTAAAGAGGGTATTCCACTACGTATGGCACCACTTGTTTTATTTGGTACAATAATGACACATCTGTTTGGTGGTTCAGCTGGTCGAGAGGGTACAGCTGTGCAAATGGGGAGTACGTTTGCTGATTTCACAGGGAAAATATTTCGTTTAGACAGAATAGACCGAAAGATTATTTTAATAGCTGGGATAAGTGCTGGATTTAGTTCTTTATTCGGGACACCATTAGCTGGTACGGTTTTCGGTATAGAAGTACTTGCATTAGGTTTAGTTAGCTATCAAGCATTAATACCAGCATTTTTAGCTAGTATCGTTGGTGATCAAGTTACAAGAGGATTTAATGTTCCGCATGCACATTATATCATTGATAGCATACCAGCATTTTCAATCATAGTGGTATTGAAAGTGATTATTGCGTCAATTCTATTTGGTTTAGCTGCAGGGTTATTTAGTAGATTAACTGGTTTCTTTAAGAAAACATTTAGTAATACGTTTAAAAACCCAATGTTAAAAAGTTTTGTAGGTGGTACAGTCATTATAATACTTGTATACATAATGGGCACAAGAGATTATCTTGGTTTAGGTCTACCTCTAATTGAGGATTCCTTTAATAGCGAAGTAAACCCACTAGCATTTTTGTGGAAGATTATCTATACATCTATTACACTAGGTGCTGGATTTCAGGGTGGTGAAGTAACCCCATTGTTTGCAATTGGTGCAACACTCGGCAATATGTTAGCAGGTATACTAAACCTTCCATTAGGATTTTTAGCTGCTTTAGGATTCATTGCGGTTTTTAGTGGGGCAACTAATACGCCTTTAGCTTGTTTTATTATGGGTATAGAATTATTTGGGGCAGATGCTGCAATATATTTATTTCTTGCATGTATCATTAGCTATCTTTTTTCAGGACATACGGGCATTTATTCATCTCAACAAATAGGAACTTCAAAAAGTCGTCAGCTTATTAAAGATGAAAAGCGGATACTTTCTGATTTGTAA
- a CDS encoding glycosyltransferase family 4 protein has translation MRIAIFTDTFSPDVNGVATTLTNFISYLDQSEHTYHIFKPSLDQSQPLYIHPLLSMRFFLYPEYQIHLPNYAQIKQSLKAFKPDIIHVVTPFSIGLYGIRYALKNQIPLVGSYHTNFDQYLRYYHLRFLSQAVWKYLHRVHEPMQRIFVPSPDTMQQLKRKGFTNLRLWQRGVDTNAFKPSIHNETFREKYNITTPFILSYVGRLSPEKNIDSLIQIISGLQTSFSNKIHWLIAGDGPERQRLIELNIPNITFTGYVHGQELTDVYANSDLFVFPSATETFGNVVLESLASGTPVIGANTGGVKYLLEKHTYAHGIACDPNKPDQFVKAITELLTNRLKRKQMETSARVFAKTKSWKKIFDQLLDDYAEVLQEKIDQMKQA, from the coding sequence ATGCGTATCGCTATTTTTACTGACACCTTTTCTCCAGATGTAAATGGGGTTGCGACAACACTAACTAACTTTATTAGCTATTTAGACCAAAGCGAGCACACGTATCATATCTTTAAACCTAGTCTTGATCAAAGCCAACCCCTATATATTCATCCTCTCTTAAGTATGCGTTTTTTCTTGTATCCCGAATATCAAATTCATCTTCCTAACTACGCACAAATTAAGCAATCATTAAAAGCATTCAAACCGGATATTATTCATGTTGTAACACCTTTTTCAATTGGTTTATATGGAATAAGATATGCGTTAAAAAATCAAATTCCTTTAGTTGGTTCTTATCATACTAATTTTGATCAATATTTAAGATACTATCATTTACGCTTTTTATCGCAAGCTGTATGGAAGTATTTACATCGTGTACATGAACCAATGCAAAGGATTTTCGTTCCCTCGCCTGATACAATGCAACAATTAAAACGGAAAGGATTTACCAACTTACGATTGTGGCAACGTGGTGTAGATACCAATGCCTTCAAGCCAAGTATTCATAATGAGACATTTAGAGAAAAATATAACATTACAACTCCATTCATATTGAGCTACGTCGGACGATTGTCTCCAGAAAAAAATATTGATTCTCTCATACAAATTATTAGCGGTTTACAAACTTCATTTTCAAACAAAATACATTGGTTAATTGCTGGAGATGGTCCTGAACGCCAACGCTTAATTGAACTTAATATCCCGAATATAACTTTTACTGGCTACGTACATGGTCAAGAATTAACTGATGTCTATGCTAATTCTGACTTATTCGTCTTTCCATCTGCCACCGAAACATTTGGAAATGTTGTTTTAGAATCGCTAGCATCTGGAACTCCAGTTATTGGTGCCAACACAGGAGGAGTAAAGTATCTATTAGAAAAGCACACATACGCTCATGGAATAGCATGTGACCCTAATAAACCTGATCAATTTGTTAAGGCGATCACTGAACTCCTAACAAATCGTTTAAAGAGAAAACAAATGGAGACTTCTGCTAGAGTTTTTGCCAAAACAAAAAGTTGGAAAAAAATATTTGACCAACTTTTAGATGATTATGCTGAAGTATTACAAGAGAAAATTGACCAGATGAAACAGGCATAA
- a CDS encoding M14 family metallopeptidase, protein MGQIINPKRVYTYQQLTADIEQLIKTYPDLLAVDIIGKSVNNRSIYSIKLGSGEQKILINGAHHAREWLTTTLLMDMVETYCLAASTNQCISTYQVKDILKLVTIYFIPMVNPDGVTLVQQGPDLFPNSKELREWNENKDDFMDWKANIHGVDLNRQYPADWEQIQHDPGQPAAMNFKGYAVLSEPEVKAVYDLVLEHDFKIAVAYHSSGEEIFWKYKSTGQQEEYAKKIAELASNKTGYQLIYPTDNPSGGGFTDWFISYFKRPSLTVEIAPLIGPRPVPLNYYEKIWHENKEVPLELANHLII, encoded by the coding sequence ATGGGACAAATAATAAATCCAAAAAGAGTATATACCTACCAACAGTTAACGGCAGACATAGAGCAATTAATCAAAACATATCCGGATCTACTCGCTGTTGATATTATTGGTAAGTCTGTGAATAATCGCTCTATTTATTCGATAAAGCTTGGAAGCGGCGAGCAAAAGATTCTCATAAATGGTGCGCATCATGCAAGAGAATGGCTAACAACAACGCTACTTATGGATATGGTTGAAACGTATTGTCTAGCAGCCTCAACCAATCAGTGTATTAGTACTTATCAGGTAAAAGATATTCTAAAGCTAGTAACGATCTACTTTATTCCAATGGTTAATCCAGATGGTGTGACACTGGTACAGCAAGGTCCAGATTTATTTCCCAACAGTAAAGAATTACGTGAGTGGAATGAAAATAAAGATGACTTTATGGATTGGAAGGCAAATATCCATGGCGTAGATTTAAACCGACAGTACCCGGCTGACTGGGAACAAATTCAGCATGATCCAGGCCAACCAGCTGCAATGAATTTTAAAGGGTACGCAGTCCTTAGTGAACCAGAAGTGAAAGCAGTTTATGATTTGGTACTGGAACATGATTTCAAGATAGCTGTAGCTTACCATTCATCCGGGGAAGAAATCTTCTGGAAGTATAAAAGCACAGGTCAACAAGAAGAATATGCAAAGAAAATCGCGGAATTAGCTAGTAATAAAACAGGTTATCAGTTGATTTATCCAACTGATAACCCGAGTGGAGGTGGCTTTACTGACTGGTTTATTAGCTATTTTAAACGACCAAGTCTTACGGTTGAAATAGCTCCTTTGATTGGTCCTAGGCCAGTTCCATTAAATTATTATGAAAAAATATGGCATGAAAATAAAGAAGTACCCTTAGAACTTGCAAACCATTTAATAATCTAA
- a CDS encoding acyl-CoA dehydrogenase family protein, translated as MDLFKTFVKSERQVRLLEKAAQIAQKVEKRVKIAEETASMPIGNVEDLRAVNYMSLTLPKSYGGEALSLYEFLLMQERLAAGDGATALSVGWHLGVVKELSEDHLWNDAIYQPFAKELAEKQLLVNRLATEPATGSPTRGGIPETKAKRLGNSYLLNGRKTFASMASVLDYYIVTAYIEDQETVGSFLIAKDTPGISIEHTWDTLGMRGTGSDDVILKDVTVAENMLVELHQKGKKPTPKGWLLHIPACYLGIAIAARNDAIVFAKNFQPNSLNTPISEVAHIQQKIGEMDLKLMQARYFMYSIAERWDNNPEERGQLGAELAAVKTVATNSANEVVDLAMRIVGGRGLSKENRFEQYYRDVRAGLHNPPMDDMVISILAKRAVN; from the coding sequence ATGGATTTATTTAAAACCTTTGTAAAAAGTGAAAGACAAGTGAGATTGTTAGAAAAAGCAGCTCAAATAGCACAAAAAGTAGAAAAAAGGGTTAAAATTGCTGAAGAAACTGCATCAATGCCAATTGGAAATGTAGAAGATCTAAGAGCGGTAAACTATATGTCTCTCACATTACCTAAATCTTATGGTGGAGAAGCTTTATCGTTATATGAATTCTTATTAATGCAAGAAAGACTAGCTGCTGGTGATGGTGCCACTGCTTTATCAGTTGGTTGGCATTTAGGAGTTGTCAAAGAACTGAGTGAGGATCATTTATGGAATGATGCTATTTATCAACCATTTGCGAAAGAACTTGCTGAGAAGCAATTGTTAGTAAATCGTTTAGCAACAGAACCAGCAACAGGAAGTCCAACGAGAGGAGGAATACCGGAAACAAAAGCAAAACGTTTAGGAAATTCTTACCTATTAAATGGTAGAAAAACATTTGCATCAATGGCTAGTGTACTAGACTATTATATTGTCACCGCATATATTGAAGATCAAGAAACAGTCGGTTCATTTCTTATTGCTAAAGATACACCAGGAATTAGCATAGAACATACTTGGGATACACTTGGAATGCGCGGAACAGGAAGTGATGATGTTATTTTAAAAGATGTTACAGTTGCAGAAAATATGCTTGTTGAATTACATCAAAAGGGTAAAAAACCTACTCCTAAGGGATGGCTTTTGCATATTCCAGCTTGTTATCTAGGGATTGCAATTGCAGCACGTAACGATGCAATTGTATTTGCTAAGAATTTTCAGCCGAATAGCTTAAATACACCAATTTCAGAAGTGGCCCATATTCAACAAAAGATTGGTGAAATGGATTTAAAGCTCATGCAAGCACGCTACTTTATGTATAGTATTGCAGAGCGATGGGATAACAATCCTGAAGAAAGAGGACAATTAGGTGCGGAGCTAGCCGCTGTAAAGACAGTTGCAACAAATAGTGCAAATGAAGTAGTAGATCTAGCAATGCGCATAGTTGGAGGACGAGGACTATCTAAAGAGAATCGATTTGAACAATATTATCGAGATGTTAGAGCCGGCCTTCATAATCCACCAATGGACGATATGGTAATAAGTATACTCGCTAAAAGAGCAGTTAATTAA
- a CDS encoding methyl-accepting chemotaxis protein, whose translation MKIRLSLFVSFLLVILLHTAVIGYSIFALVKVDAFSLPIIIVFGVVLIASFAIAHFSSLKIVKQLKQTSERIEILASDKVEDLPESNMNNEEFILLNEEIDHLFEKTKNSLQFISTITEHMNKQSSTLHQYTDDLEKDSSYITATMQEISSGAEEQANSASSLTETMQKFSNTIMSVVLNGENIKEESKSMLSITDEGSQLMHQSVDKMSVIDDTIKQSLDKVRGLDAMTLKITKVVTVIKEVAEQTNLLALNAAIEAARAGEHGKGFAVVADEVRKLAEQVSLSVTDITETTSGIQDESKEAVEALERGYQAVNEGSTQIQTTGSTFDKLNTIITNIGKEIEDVSNNLYDVLDNTKVINDSITNIASVSEESAAGIQEAESASERLSGSVENIRVGQEELETGISKLNF comes from the coding sequence ATGAAAATCAGATTAAGTCTATTTGTTAGTTTTTTGCTAGTTATTTTATTACATACTGCAGTTATTGGCTATAGTATATTTGCGTTGGTAAAAGTGGACGCGTTTTCATTACCAATAATTATTGTTTTCGGTGTTGTTTTGATCGCGAGCTTTGCAATTGCTCACTTCTCAAGTCTGAAAATTGTGAAGCAATTAAAACAAACTAGTGAACGAATAGAAATATTAGCAAGTGATAAAGTAGAAGATCTGCCTGAATCAAATATGAATAATGAAGAGTTTATTTTATTAAATGAAGAAATTGACCATCTATTTGAGAAAACTAAAAATTCATTACAGTTTATCTCGACGATAACAGAGCATATGAATAAACAAAGTAGCACATTACATCAATATACAGATGATTTAGAGAAGGATAGTAGTTATATTACTGCTACGATGCAAGAAATATCAAGCGGTGCTGAAGAACAAGCAAATTCTGCTTCCTCTTTAACAGAAACGATGCAGAAATTCTCCAATACAATAATGAGTGTTGTATTAAATGGTGAAAATATAAAAGAAGAGTCCAAATCTATGTTATCAATCACAGATGAGGGTAGTCAACTGATGCATCAATCGGTTGATAAAATGTCGGTTATTGATGATACGATTAAACAATCGTTAGATAAAGTAAGAGGACTTGATGCTATGACATTAAAAATAACCAAGGTAGTAACTGTCATTAAAGAAGTTGCAGAACAAACTAATTTACTAGCGTTAAATGCAGCGATTGAAGCAGCGCGTGCTGGCGAACATGGAAAAGGCTTTGCAGTTGTAGCAGATGAGGTTAGGAAACTTGCAGAACAAGTAAGCTTATCTGTTACCGATATTACGGAGACAACAAGTGGCATTCAAGACGAGTCCAAAGAAGCTGTAGAAGCATTGGAACGTGGATACCAAGCAGTTAATGAAGGATCAACACAAATTCAAACGACTGGCTCTACATTTGACAAGTTAAATACTATTATAACGAATATAGGTAAAGAGATCGAGGATGTCTCAAATAACTTGTATGATGTACTTGATAATACTAAGGTTATTAATGACTCGATTACTAACATTGCAAGTGTGTCAGAAGAATCAGCAGCAGGTATTCAAGAAGCAGAATCTGCATCAGAACGTTTGAGTGGATCTGTTGAAAATATTCGCGTAGGACAAGAAGAGCTAGAAACAGGTATTAGTAAATTGAATTTCTAG
- a CDS encoding response regulator, whose translation MARILVTDDAAFMRMQLKNIFTSLGHEVVGEAENGKMAIDLYNELKPDLVSMDITMPEMNGVEALKEIKKNHPDATVVMCSAMGQQQMVLEAIQSGAKDFIVKPFDQDRIQQALSKIF comes from the coding sequence ATGGCTAGAATTTTAGTAACAGATGATGCCGCATTTATGCGCATGCAATTAAAAAATATTTTTACTTCTTTAGGTCACGAAGTAGTAGGAGAAGCAGAGAACGGAAAGATGGCTATAGATCTTTATAATGAGTTGAAGCCTGATCTTGTATCAATGGATATTACAATGCCTGAAATGAATGGTGTTGAGGCTCTTAAAGAAATCAAGAAAAATCATCCGGATGCTACAGTTGTTATGTGTTCTGCTATGGGACAACAGCAAATGGTGTTAGAAGCAATTCAATCAGGTGCAAAAGACTTTATTGTAAAGCCATTTGACCAAGATCGTATTCAGCAAGCTTTATCTAAAATCTTTTAA